Genomic segment of Streptosporangium sp. NBC_01755:
CGGCCAGGTCGGTATGGCAGCGCACCGAGGCCACGGTCTGCGTGGGCAGGGCTTCGACAGTGATCGCGTAGTGCATGAGGCTCTCCTCGCCGTTGATCAATCGGGTTATGACGGCCAGCATGTGATCGTGGCGGTCGCGCTCCACCCGCAGGCGTCGCCGGTGTTCGGCCAACAAGCCGGAGACGTCCGCTGGGGACGCGGCCAGCACTCGCTTGATCTCCTCGATCGGCATATCGAGTGCCCGTAGCCTGCGGATCGATTCCGCCCTGCCTGCTTGGCTGAGCGCGTAGTAGCGATAGCCGCTGGAGGCGTCGACCTTCGCCGGCCGCAACAGACCCAGCTCGTCGTAGCGGCGCAATGCCTTGACCGACAGCCGGGTCATGGTCGAGAACGTACCGATCAACACAAGCTGAGCCATCGCCAACCCCAATCACACACTTTGGTCCACCCACCGTCGCTTCTCCCCCCGGGGGAGAGTCAACCCGACGCCCCCGAGTGCGCAGTGCGGCATCCTCCAGCAACGAGGAGCCGGCTCGGCGGCAGGCGGCGGCCCCGGAACAGGCCGAGCGGCGCCCCCGCCGATTTCGCCTGACGGCCTCCCGATATCCGGGTCGGCCCGCGCGTCCGCCCGTGACGAGCAGGGCGGGGCCGAGAAAATGCGTGGGAAAGTGTCGGCGCCCGATGATAGAAAGCAAGTTCGACTTTCATCCTTGACCTGCTCGGGAGCGGGCCTGTGACCACCAGCAGTTCGGAGTTCTCCATCTCCGGCCGCCCGCATGACAGGCGGGGTCCGGTGCGCTGGTTCTGGTCCCATGTTCGCCGCCATCCGCTCCAGCTGACCGGATTCCTCGGCGCATCGCTGATCATGGTCGTGCTCAACGCCACGGTCCCCGGGCTCACCGGCGCGGCCTTCGACGCCGTGCTGGGCGAGGACGGCGGCGGGGCACGGGAACTGGGCCTGATCTCGCTGGGACTACTGGCGATCGTGCTGGCCCGCGGCGCCTTCGACCTCATCGCGCGCCTGGCCGGCGAGGTTCTGGCCAAGCGGCTGGAGCGGGACACCAGGGACGAGCTCTACGTCAGCCTGCTCGGCAAGAGCCAGGCCTTCCACAACAGACAGCGGGTCGGCGACCTGATGGCGCGGGCGGCCAACGACATCCGGCAGCTCTCCATCATGATCTCCCCGGGCATCGACCTGATCGTCGACTCCGGTTTGACCGGCCTCGTGCCCCTGGTCTTCATCGCCGCGATCGACCCGCGACTGCTGCTGGTGCCCGGCGTCTTCGCGGTCGTCTTCGTTCTCGCGCTCTGGCACTACATGAGGCAGCTCAACCCGGTGGCGACCCGCATGCGTGAGCAGTTCGGCGATCTCAACGCCGGGCTGAACGAGGCGGTCCGCGGCATCGAGGTGATCAAGGTGTCCGCGCAGGAGGACCAGGAGCGGCGACGGTTCCGGGCACGCGCGCGACGCTATCGCGACTCCTTCGTCCACAACGGCCTGGTCCAGGCCCGTTACCTGCCGACCCTGCTCTTCGCCTTCGCGATGGCCGGGTCGCTCTGGCACGGCCTCTACCTCCGGGCCGCGGGCGACATCACGATCGGCGAACTGGTCGCCTTCATGAGCCTGATGAGCATGATCGGTTTCCCGACCAACATGTCGATCTTCACCTTCTCGCTGGTCCAGCTCGGCATCGTGTCCGCCCGCCGGATCCTGAGCATCATGAACGCCGAGACCGAATTCGGGCGGCGCGCCGACGGCCACGCCGCACCGATCAGCGGGGCGATCCACTTCGAGAACGTGACGTTCGGCTACGGGGAGGACGATCCGGTGTTGCGCGGGGTGACGTTCACCGTGCAACCGGGCGAGACCGTGGCGATCGTCGGCGAGACCGGCTCGGGCAAGAGCACCCTGACGAAGCTGGTCCCCCGGATCTACGACGTCACCGCCGGCCGGATCCTGGTGGACGGCGTGGACGTGCGCGAGTGGGACCTCGACTCGCTGCGCTCCCAGATCTCCACCATCGAGCAGGACATCGTGCTGTTCTCCAGGTCGGTGGCCGAGAACATCGCCTTCGGAGTCGGCCAGCAGGTGGAGCGGGGCGCCGTCGTGAAGGCTGCGGAGGAGGCCCAGGCCGCCGAGTTCATCGGCGAGCTCGACGACGGCTACGACACGGTCATCGGTGAGCGCGGCATCACCCTCTCCGGCGGCCAGCGCCAGCGCCTGGCCATCGCACGGGCACTGCTGACGGATCCGGCGATCCTCGTGCTCGACGACTCGACGAGTGCAATCGACTCCGCCACGGAGGACAGGATCCAACAGGCCGTCGACCGCGTTCTCGACGGGCGCACCACGCTCCTGATCACCCACCGGCTCTCCCAGATCCGCTGGGCCGACAAGGTTCTGCTGCTCCGCCGAGGCGAGCTGGTCGACTACGGCACGCACGACGAACTGCTCACCCGCAGTCGCCTCTACCGGCGGATCTTCGCCCACTACGACGAGGTCGACCTGACAGGCACCACCGACCCGGGCGTGGTCCTCGCGGGCGAGCAGGGAGGGCAGGGCTGATGGGCTTCATCATGGACGGCCTCGACGCCGAGGACTACGACCGCACCTACAACGATCGTGATCTACTCCGCCGGATCCTTTCCTACTTCCGGCCGAAGCTGGGCGCGATGGTCCTGGTCGCGATCATGATCGTGCTCTTCTCACTGACCCAGGCGGCCATGCCGTTGCTGGTCAGCTGGGGCGTGGACGGGATCGAGGACGGCACGATCGCCGACGTGAGCCGACAGCTCACCGTCGGCCTGCTGCTCGCCGGGGTGCTCGGCTGGCTGTTCAATTTCATCCGCCAGTGGTACAGCGCGAGGGTCACCGGAGACATCGTGCTGCGTCTTCGCGAGGACGCGTTCGACGCCGTGCTCAAGCGTGACCTGTCGTTCTACGACGAGAACCCGTCGGGCAAGATCGTCAGCCGGGTCACCTCCGACACCGATGACTTCGCGACCGTCTCCACCCTGACGATGGACCTGATCAGCCAGGTGTTGATGGTTGGCTTCGTCACGATTCTGCTCTTCCTGCGCAGCGTCGAGCTCGCCCTGCTGACCCTTCTCGTGGTGCCGGTGGTGGTGGGCATCGCACTGCTGTTCCGGCGGGTCGCCCGCAGCAGCACCCGCAGGGCGCAACGCTCGCTGAGCCGGGTGAACGCCACCCTGCAGGAGACCATGGGCGGAATCACCGTCGCCAAGAACTTCCGCCAGGAGCAGCGGGTATACGACGAGTTCCGGCCCATCAACGAGCAGAGCTACCAGGTGACGCTCAGGCAGGGTTTCGTCTTCTCCGGCATCTTCCCGGTGCTCTTTCTCGTCGCCGGGCTTGCCACGGTCGCGCTCATCCAACTGGGCGGTACCACGGTGCTCGGCGGCGGTCTGTCCGCCGGCGACTGGTACCTCTTCCTCCAGGGCGTCGCGCTCTTCTGGTTCCCGCTGACCTCCATCGCCGCGTTCTGGTCCCAGTTCCAGCAGGGCCTGTCCGCGTCGGAGCGGGTCTTCGCCCTGATCGACGCGCCATCCCGGGTCGTGCAGACCGACCCTCAGCCGGTCGGCAGGCTGACGGGCCGCATCGAGTTTCGCGACATCCGGTTCGGCTACGAAGCCGGCAGCACCGTCCTGCGGGACTTCAACCTCACCATCGAGGCGGGCGAGAGCGTCGCGCTGGTCGGTCACACCGGTGCGGGCAAGTCGACGCTCAGCAAGCTGATCACCCGGTTCTACGAGTTCCAGGACGGCCGGTTGAACATCGACGATCGTGACATCCGCACGCTGGATCTGGCCGGGTACCGGCGGCAGATCGGCGCGGTTCCGCAGGTTCCGTTCCTGTTCAGCGGCACTGTCGCCGACAACATCAGATACCCGAGGCCGGAGGCCGGCGACGAGGAGGTGCTCGCCTCCGCCACGGCGGTCGGCGGCGGCGACTGGATCGACGCCCTGCCCGACGGCCTGCGGACCGACGTCGGCGAACACGGCCGCGCCCTGTCCATGGGTCAGCGCCAGCTCGTCGCGCTGGCCCGCCTGCTCATCCAGGATCCGGCGATCGTGGTCCTGGACGAGGCCACCGCCAGTGTCGATCCGCTGACCGAGGCCCAGATCCAGGAGGGCCTGGACCGGGTGCTGGCCGACCGCACCTCCATCGTCATCGCACACCGGTTGTCCACGATCGAGCACGTCGATCGCATCATCGTGCTGGATCACGGCCGGATCGTCGAGGAGGGTGACCACAGCACGCTGCTGGCTCGCGGTGGTCACTACTGCCAGGTCTACAACACCTACTTCAGGCACCAGTCCCCCGACTACCGTCCCGGTTCCGGGTTCGTCTCCGTCACCGGCCCCGTTACCGGCCCCGTCACTGGCCCTGTCACTGGCTCTGCGTGATCGAGGCTGCTCGAACCGGCGCCCGGGCACGGGTCAGGGATCCACGATTCGAGCAGCCCGCCAGGACGGTCAGCGTGCCCGCGCCGCGCGGATCCCGACCACGCCGTAGGGGGTGTTCGGTTCGGGTGGCGTCGTGAAGCGGGCGTTCGGCCAACTTGACGGGCCCGGCAGACCCACAAAACCACCCGCTAATCCCGGGAATATCGCCTAAATCATATTAGACAACACCTAAATATCTATTATTGCCCCCCAAAAGGGAGGCAGAAAACCAATCTTCACGAGATGGTGGAATTACTTATGCCACCTTAATATTGTCTATTTTCGCCGTCCGCAGGCTCCATACGGAGTGATGATGTTGCGACGAGTGGCAATGAGTGATGAGCCGCGATGAGAGCGGCGGTCAGCTCCGGCGGCCGCCCGACATCTCCAACTGGACCGCTGCTTTCCCCGATGGGGCGGGACAGCACGGAGAGGACCCCGCCGCGCACAACCGCGCCGCCGGGGCCGGACACACCCGCGACGGCCGCCGGCTGGTCGAACCGCTCCAGGAGACGAGCAGGACCGAGGAGGCGATCGCCGCCTACCGGCACGCCGCGGAAGCCGGGAACACCGACGCCCGCTGGCGGCTGGTCGAGTTGTTCCAGCGGGTGGGCCGGACCGAGGAGGCGATCACCTGGCTGCGGACCCGGGCGGAGACCGGCGACATCGACGCCCTGTGGAAGGCGGTCGAGTTGCTCCAGGAGTCCGAGCGTGCCGAGGAGGCGATCACCTGGCTGCGGACCCGCGCCGAGGCCGGCGACACCCACGCCCTCAGGCGGCTCACCGTCCTGCTGTACCAGCTGGATCGGGCCGAGGAGGCGATCACCTGGCTGCGGACCCGTGCCGAGGCGGGTTACCCCGACGCCCTGGCGCACGCGGTCGACCTGATGTACGAGACAGGCCGTGCCCAGGAGGCAATCACCTGGCTGCGGGCCCGTACCGAGGCCGGTGACATCCACGCCCTGATATGGGCGGTCCTCCTGCTGTGCGAGGCCGGTCATGCGGATAGAGCGATCCTTGCGGCGCGGCCCTGGAATCCCGCTCAGAAATCCGACCATCACCCGCAAGGCCCTGCGGGCTTCGGGTCTCGGCCGTAGGTCTCTTGGCCTCCACCCGGTTCTCCCCGGCACCCAGGTAAGCGGGGAATCGATATCTGGGCGAAAGCCCACAAATGTAACAGCAGGACGTGGATCTCTTTGGTCCGAACGTCCTGCTCCATCCTGCGTTCGCCAGGAGAGTGGGAAATTCCGTTCCCGACCGCAGATGTGAGGCACCTGAGTGTGGCGGCTCTCAGGGAGATCCAACCAGTGCACAAGTGCACTGGATCATCCTCACGTCATGAACATCGCAAGAATCTCCCTCATGACGCTCGCGGCCGGCGTTCTCGCGGGATGCACCTTCACCGTCGAAGCGGATCAGGAGAATGCCTCATCGGCCCAGAACCCACCGAAACCCCCGGGAACCTTCGCGACCCCCTTCCCCACCGCGATCGGGGCGCTGGACCTGGTATCGGCGACCCCCGCCGAGGAACGTTTCAAGCTCCCGGACGGGCCGCACCACAAGATCCTCGGCACCCAGCTCACCACGCTCTACCAGGACACCCCGCGTCTGAAATCCTTCTACGCCACCGGGGCGCAGGCCGAGGTGACCGACCCCAAGGCCGCCGTGGACTGGCTGACCGCTCAGGACCGTGAGAGGGAGAACCCGCAGACGGACTGGGTCTACGTGGGAACCGGCCCGCTCCGCGGCGCGGCCTCCTGCCGGAACACCGACGACGGGACCTACTGCTACTGGGCCGACGCCGACACGGTGGGTTTCCTTGAGATTCCGCGCAGCCTCGCCGGGAAGATCACGGAGAGCTTCGCCATGATCAGGAGCGCGCTGGAAGGAGAGCCCCCCAAGAGCCGGTGACCACCCGATTGGTTGTTCACGACGTTCGGCTGAGCTATGCCGGTCGGTGGGCCGGCAGGTAGGCCTGCTGTGTTGTATCCGTGCTCTCATTGGGCTCGCGCAGCAGCCGGGCACGCATGACCAGCCCGGTCTGGCTCAACAGGCCGGCGATGTGGTCCGGCTGCAGCCGGTGGAAGTCGAGCGACACCGGGTGGCCGAACGGCCGATCCAGGTGCAGCGGCTCGTCACCGACCTGGAAGGCGAGCAGCACATGGCCGCCCGGCGCCGGCACCCGGTGAAACTCGGCGAACACCTTCGGCAGCCGTTCCCGCGGGGTGTGGATGACGGAGCACGGAGGACCGTGATCACAGGCCGGCTCCCGAGGGTAGAGCCGACTTCGTGTCAGCACGTGACTGAGAGGTCAAGCAAGGTAAGGCAGGCGTGCCGACCGGTAGAGGCGGATGATGAACCAGATGGTCGCAACGAATCCGACGACCGCAAGGATGAGTGCGATGGTTCCCAGGCCTTGTGGCGAGGTCACCGCGTAGCTCACCAGCCATCCCACGGCGATGACCGTGGCCAGAATCCAGCGGAGAACGTTGAAGGTCGAGGCCGTGGAGGCATCGCCGGCATTTCGCGCCCGGGCGATGATGCCCTCCGCGATCAGCCATATCGTGACCTGGGTGCTGAGCGTATAGAGCAGGCCGATCACGGAGTTCACAGTCAGTCCGATGGGTACGGCACATGAGATCACCCCCGTGACGATGGCGCTTACCCGGGCCCTGCGGAAGGCGGGATCGACCGATGCCTCCATGCGTGACAGCCCGAAGACCACGAGAACCCATCCAATGACATCAACGAGGAGGTCGAACCCGTTGATCCTCAGCGCGAGGGACGTGATGAGGAATCCGGCCGCGATGCGATAAAGGGGAAGCATGGCCGATATCCTGCCATTCTCGGCAAAAAGTTCGAAACGACTTCCAGCAATCAACTAAAACAGTCAACGAACCTTCGGCGCGGGATGTCCGGCGACCGGTTCCAGCAACGTCGTGACGGCGTACCGACGTCCACTTTGTACTTGGCCAGAGGCTACGCGATTGAGCATAGCCATGTATAGCGATGCATGGCTTTCCATAGATTTCAGCAGGTCACCATAGCCATACGGTGAAGTCATGAGCAGCGTCTCGCCGTTCGATCCAGAAGAGGACAGCCCGGAATACATGTATGTCCGGCTGGCCAATCACATCCAGGCGTTGATCGATGCCGGCGACCTACGGCCGGGTCAGCGACTCCCAGCAGAGCGTGATCTTGCTTCCGAATACGGGGTGGCATACCTGACAGTGCGGCGCGCGATGCGGGAACTACGTGGGCGTGGCCTGATCAGGACCGTGGTCGGAAGAGGGACGTACATCGACCCGCAAGCAGAACCCTCGCGTCCGGAAGACGTTCCGCCTGCCGACTGATCAGCTCTCTGAGAGGTTCATGCGGGCCGAGCCCACTGTGACCTTCTTGAACAGGTGGAACCGTTGCGTGGATCGGTCCGCAAGTGTCATGACATCCTCACCTTGAGCTAAGGAACCACACCGTAGGTAACCAATGGATGGCTGCGATGCCGGTCGGACACCCTTGCACTTCTGTCACTCTAAGTAGCCGATCGGCTCCTTGTGAGGAGTGAGTATGATTTCCCCTGACCTGTCCGGCGCCGAGTTCCGCGAGTCCAGCTACAGCGGCCCCAACGGAGACGACTGTGTGGAAGTAGCCACGAACCTTCCGGGCCTCATCGCCGTACGCGACAGCAAGAACCCATCCGGCCCGATGCTGACCTTCTCCCCGATGGCCTGGAACAACTTCCTGACAGGCATCCGCAGCGGAGAAATTGGAGGCTGTGTGGTCTCCCAGCGAGAGGGCGAGCGGCTGAATGTGCTGCTGATCAACCTCACGCCGGGAGGATATCCGGGGCCGGTCGAGGAGCAGATCGAAGGCGGTGCCACACCGCTGCCGGAGATCCTCCCCGGGGTCACCGGCTACTACTTCAGGCGTCCCAGTGGCGAGGACAACGCCGCGTTCTCCACGCTGGTGCGAGGTAAGGCAGAGATCAACATTCAGCTGGAGATCGGGGCCGAGGGGCGGGACAACGCCGCTGATGTGCTGGCGTTGATGAAGCTGATCGCGCCGTACAGATGGCCAACCGTGCACCGGCCGGTGACACGGGGAAGACGACCGCGCGGGTCAGAACGGTCGCTCGACCCGGCGCCAGGAGTCCAGCACCATGAGGGTCTTGGTGCCGATGACGTTTTCGTCGCGGCGGATCTGGTCGATCAACCGGTGCAGGTGCTGGAGGCTGTCGACCCGGAAGTGCACCAGGGCATCGGGGTCGCCGGCCACCGTGAACACCTCGGTGACCCCGGGGATGCGGCTGGCCGAGGCGGTGATCGACTCGACGTCCGTGTTGCCGCTGAAGCGGACCTCCGCGAAGGCCTCGATAGTGTCACCGAGCAGGCCCTCGTCGACCAGTGTGGTGTAGCCGACGATGACGCCGAGCCGCTCCAGCCGTTCGATCCGCCGCTTGACCGGGCTCGGCGAGAGCCGCACCCGGATGGCGATGTCGCGCACGCTCCGACGCCCGTTCTCGACGAGCAGGTCCAGAATCCGGCGGTCGGTCGAGTCCAGTTCGGCGTTCGGAGGCATGAGTGGATGGTAGCGCCGAGAGGGTGGAAAGATGCGCACCCCAGGCCGCCTGACCGCTTGAACACGCGATAGGGGGCGGGTTCCTGCGTCTTTCTTGCCCTGTGAGGCACCTCCGGGTGCAATGAACGTCTCCGCAGGAAAGAGACAGATGATGGCGATCCACCTGACCCCACCCGCCGACGAGCGTGCGAGGGCATCCGCTCAGACCGAGGTGCTGCGGCAGATCGCGCAGCGGGTGCTCTGGCTCTCCGCGGCCATCGTCGACGCCGCCAACCGCGGACGGCCCAACGACACCGGTGTGAAAGTCGGCGGTCACCAGGCCTCCAGCGCCTCGATGGTCGACATCATGGTCTCGCTGTACTTCTCCGAGCTGACCCACCTCGACCAGGTCTCCGTCAAACCGCACGCCTCGCCGGTGCTGCACGCGATCAACTACCTGCTGGACGACCTCGATGTCTCCTATCTGCCGAGGTTGCGCGAGCTGGGCGGGCTGCAGAGCTATCCGAGCCGGCTCAAGGACCCCGACACCGTCGACTTCTCGACCGGTTCCGTCGGCATCGGCGCGACCGCGCCGTTATGGGCCGCCATCTCCCACCGCTACCTGCGCTCGCGCTTCGCGTCGGCTCCGGCGGCGGGACGCTTCGTCAGCCTGCTCGGGGACGCCGAGCTCGACGAGGGTGCGATCTGGGAGGCCGTCGCCGACCCGTCCGTGGCCCGGATGGGCGAGTTGCTCTGGATCGTCGACCTCAACCGCCAGTCGCTCGACCGGGTGGTGCCGGACGTGCAGATCCACCGGTTGCGGGCGATGTTCGAGGCGGCCGGCTGGCAGGTCATCACCCTGAAGTGGGGACGCGCGATCACCGCCCTGTTCGAGCGGCCAGGCGGCGACGAGCTGCGGCAGCGGCTCGAACAGATGCCGAACGAGGAGTACCAGCGCCTACTGCGGGTCGACGCCGCCGAGGTGGGGCCGCGACTCGTCGGGGAACGCGGCGGCGCGACACTGCGTGCCCTGGTCGCGTCCCTGCCGGACGCCGAGCTGGCGCGGGCGGTCCGCGACCTCGGCGGCCACGACCTCGACCTGCTGCTCGACACCTACCGGGAGGTGGACGACACCCGGCCCACGGTGGTGTTCGCCTACACGGTCAAGGGGCGCGGCCTGCCGACCGAGGGACATCCGAACAACCACTCGGCGCTGCTGACCGAGGCGCAGATGCTCGCGCTGGCCGAGTCTTGCGGCACCGACCTCGCCGCCCCCTGGCGCGCCTTCGAACCGGGCACCGCCGCGTCAGACCTGTGCGCCACCCAAGGCGCGGCGCTGCGCCGCCCCCAGATCACCGGCAAGGCCCTCGGCCCACTGCCGAAGACGCTCGGCCGCTCGTACCGCTCGCCGATCTCGACCCAGGCCGCCCTCGGCCGCTTCCTCGTCGACTTCCTGCGCGCCGCCCCCGAGGCCGGCGCGCGGGTGGTGACCTGCAGCCCGGACGTCGCCTCCTCGACCAACCTCGGCGGGTGGATCAACAAGACCGGGGTGTGGTCGATCGAGGACCGGCACGACTGGTTCGCCGACGACACCGAACGCCTGCTGCGCTGGTCGGAGGGGACCGGCGGCCAGCACATCGAACTCGGCATCGCCGAGGTCAACCTGGTGGGTCTGCTCGGCGAGCTCGGCGCCACCTGGAGTCGCTGGGCCGAGCGTCTCATCCCGATCGCCACGCTCTACGACCCGTTCATCTCACGCGCGCTCGAACCGTGGTCGTACGGCATCTACGCCGGCGGGCAGTCGATCATCGTCGGTACGCCGTCCGGTGTGACGCTGTCGTCCGAGGGCGGCGCGCACCAGTCGATCACGACTCCGTCCATCGGTCTTGAGCAGCCGGGCTGCATCGCCTGGGAACCGGCGTTCGCCCAGGACCTGGAGTGGACGATGCTGGCCGCCATGGAGCGGGTCGGTGTCGAGGGCGGCACGTCCTCGTACTTCCGGCTGTCGACCCGGCCGCTGAACCCCGACCTGGCGCGCGTGCCCGAGGACGAGCTACTGCTCGAACGACGCCGTCGGCACGCCGTCGCGGGCGGCTACCGCATCACCGACCACGACCCGGCGGCCGAGCAGGTCACCCTCGTCGGCGCGGGAGCCGTCATGCCCGAGGTGATCGCCGCCGCCGAACACCTGGCCGAGCGTTCGATCGTCGCCGGCGTGGTCTGCCTGACCAGTGCCGACCTGGTGTACCGGTCCTTCCAGGCCCGGGGCTCCCTCGGCGCGTCCGGCGGCGGCATCGTCGACGTCCTGTTCCCCGCCGACCATCCCGCATCCCTCGTCACGGTGCTCGACGGGCACCCGCACACGCTGTCCTTCCTGGCCGGCGTGCGCGGCGACCGGATTCGCAACCTCGGGGTCTCCGGTTTCGGCCAGTCCAGCGACCTGCACGACGCCTACCGCATCCACGGCATCGACACCGCCTCCATCGTCGACGCCGCCCTGACGCTGCTCGGCCGCTGACCACCTCGATCCGCCCCGCCGCACGAAAGAACTAGCCACCTGCGGCCCGCAGCTGGTCAAACTTGCCAGAAACGGCGAGTTGCCAAACCTTGGCAACTCGCTGTTTCTGGCAACTCTTCATGGATTACCGATAGTTGCCATGTCACTCCGGAGCCATATGGAGGAAGAACGCATCCGACTGCTGGCTCCCGCATTCGTCGAAGCCAACGTGCCAGAGCCGTGACGTGCCCCCGTATCTGTCACTCAGCCATGGCGTGACGGTTCGGACGACGCCGATGCCATCGGAGCGTGGAAGAACCGCGCGGCGCGGGCGTGCTGGGTCCGGGTCAGCAACCAGTAGACCGAGGCGCCGTCCGGCCACTGGGTGACCACCCGGCCGCTCGCCGAGCGGAAGTAGTTCGGTGCCTGGGCGAACGAGCTGGCGTCCAGCCGGCGCTTCAACCACCGGTTCAACCGCCTGACCGCCTCGGGCCGGACCTCGACGGCCGAGGCCCCCCGGCGGCGCATCTCCCGCAGCGACCGGACCACGAACTTCGCCTGCTGCTCGAAGTTGAACACCGGGGCGTAGTAGTTGGTGTTGGGGCCGTACATCATGAAGAGGTTCGGCATCTCGTCCACCATGATCCCGAGGAACGCCATGGGGTCGTCGCCCCACTTCTCCCGCAGGTCACGCCCGCCGCGTCCGCGTACCTCCAGACCGCAGAGGAACTCGGCCGCGCGGAAGCCCGTCGCGGTGATCACGACGTCGAGCTCGTGCTCCCGGCCCGCGGCGTCCACCACCCCGGTCCCGGTCATCCGCTCCACCGCGTGGGGAACGAGGGTGACGTCGTCGCGGAGCAGGGTCGGGTAGAAGGTGGAGCTGTGGATCGCCCGTTTGCCCAGGTAGGCCGAGTTCGGTGTCAGCGCCGCCTTGAGGTCGGGGTGGTCGCCGAACACCTCTTCGAGGTAGTCCTGGCAGACCTTGACCGCCCGGGTGTCGACGGTCCCGCCGGGCCGGATGATCCGGCCACCGAGCCACTTGCGCTCCAGCTCCAGGAAGAGCCGCCACCGGATGAGCCGCCGCGTCACCGGGTGGCGCCGCCGGGCGCGTTCCTCCTCGGTGAACGGGAGCGAGACCTTCGGGTCCACCCAGGCCGGCTGGCGCTGGAACACCGTCAGGTGCCCGGCGCGGCCACCGAGCTCCGCGACGATCTGGGCGGACGTCGAGCCGGTGCCGACCACTCCCACCCGGCGTCCGTCGATCTCCACGTCGGGGCGCCACCGCGCGGTGTGGAAGATGTCGCCGGTGAACAGCTCGCGGCCGGGCCAGGCGGGCTCGTTCGGGACGTTCAGCAGCCCGACCGCGGTCACCACGGCGGTGAAACGCCGCACCTCCCCGGTGTCGAGGTGCACGGCCCACTGCTGACCGTCCTCCTCCCAGACCAGCCGCCGGACGGTGCGGCCGAACCGGAAGTGCGCCCTGAGGTCGAATCGGTCGGCCACGTGCTCAAGGTAGGACTGCAGCTCCGCCTGGCCGGGGTAGGACCGTGACCAGTCGTACGGGGCGAACGAGAACGAGTACATCGGGGCCGGCGTGTCGACCTCGGCACCGGGGAAACGGTTGACCCGCCAGGTGCCGCCGGGCCCGTCCTCGGTCTCGAACACGGTGAACGAATACCCGTGCCGCTTCAGCTGGTGGGCCGCCGCGAGTCCGGCGAACCCGCCGCCGATCACGGCCACAGAGGGCATGGCTCCGCCCGTCGATGGCATGACTTGCCTCTCTCTGTCGAGTTCGTGCCGCGGCACGATGGTG
This window contains:
- a CDS encoding MerR family transcriptional regulator, which produces MAQLVLIGTFSTMTRLSVKALRRYDELGLLRPAKVDASSGYRYYALSQAGRAESIRRLRALDMPIEEIKRVLAASPADVSGLLAEHRRRLRVERDRHDHMLAVITRLINGEESLMHYAITVEALPTQTVASVRCHTDLAGISATIAEGFGTLMGVLTEAGRHPAGSPFLVFHDVIDADNDGDIDVCIPIESPVAAPPPVQVGQMAAATAAVTTHRGRYDEIASAYHALTTWIAEHGHEIAGPPRETYLNDPAVTAEADLLTQVAWPIR
- a CDS encoding ABC transporter ATP-binding protein, encoding MTTSSSEFSISGRPHDRRGPVRWFWSHVRRHPLQLTGFLGASLIMVVLNATVPGLTGAAFDAVLGEDGGGARELGLISLGLLAIVLARGAFDLIARLAGEVLAKRLERDTRDELYVSLLGKSQAFHNRQRVGDLMARAANDIRQLSIMISPGIDLIVDSGLTGLVPLVFIAAIDPRLLLVPGVFAVVFVLALWHYMRQLNPVATRMREQFGDLNAGLNEAVRGIEVIKVSAQEDQERRRFRARARRYRDSFVHNGLVQARYLPTLLFAFAMAGSLWHGLYLRAAGDITIGELVAFMSLMSMIGFPTNMSIFTFSLVQLGIVSARRILSIMNAETEFGRRADGHAAPISGAIHFENVTFGYGEDDPVLRGVTFTVQPGETVAIVGETGSGKSTLTKLVPRIYDVTAGRILVDGVDVREWDLDSLRSQISTIEQDIVLFSRSVAENIAFGVGQQVERGAVVKAAEEAQAAEFIGELDDGYDTVIGERGITLSGGQRQRLAIARALLTDPAILVLDDSTSAIDSATEDRIQQAVDRVLDGRTTLLITHRLSQIRWADKVLLLRRGELVDYGTHDELLTRSRLYRRIFAHYDEVDLTGTTDPGVVLAGEQGGQG
- a CDS encoding ABC transporter ATP-binding protein, translated to MGFIMDGLDAEDYDRTYNDRDLLRRILSYFRPKLGAMVLVAIMIVLFSLTQAAMPLLVSWGVDGIEDGTIADVSRQLTVGLLLAGVLGWLFNFIRQWYSARVTGDIVLRLREDAFDAVLKRDLSFYDENPSGKIVSRVTSDTDDFATVSTLTMDLISQVLMVGFVTILLFLRSVELALLTLLVVPVVVGIALLFRRVARSSTRRAQRSLSRVNATLQETMGGITVAKNFRQEQRVYDEFRPINEQSYQVTLRQGFVFSGIFPVLFLVAGLATVALIQLGGTTVLGGGLSAGDWYLFLQGVALFWFPLTSIAAFWSQFQQGLSASERVFALIDAPSRVVQTDPQPVGRLTGRIEFRDIRFGYEAGSTVLRDFNLTIEAGESVALVGHTGAGKSTLSKLITRFYEFQDGRLNIDDRDIRTLDLAGYRRQIGAVPQVPFLFSGTVADNIRYPRPEAGDEEVLASATAVGGGDWIDALPDGLRTDVGEHGRALSMGQRQLVALARLLIQDPAIVVLDEATASVDPLTEAQIQEGLDRVLADRTSIVIAHRLSTIEHVDRIIVLDHGRIVEEGDHSTLLARGGHYCQVYNTYFRHQSPDYRPGSGFVSVTGPVTGPVTGPVTGSA
- a CDS encoding tetratricopeptide repeat protein is translated as MSRDESGGQLRRPPDISNWTAAFPDGAGQHGEDPAAHNRAAGAGHTRDGRRLVEPLQETSRTEEAIAAYRHAAEAGNTDARWRLVELFQRVGRTEEAITWLRTRAETGDIDALWKAVELLQESERAEEAITWLRTRAEAGDTHALRRLTVLLYQLDRAEEAITWLRTRAEAGYPDALAHAVDLMYETGRAQEAITWLRARTEAGDIHALIWAVLLLCEAGHADRAILAARPWNPAQKSDHHPQGPAGFGSRP
- a CDS encoding winged helix-turn-helix domain-containing protein is translated as MSSVSPFDPEEDSPEYMYVRLANHIQALIDAGDLRPGQRLPAERDLASEYGVAYLTVRRAMRELRGRGLIRTVVGRGTYIDPQAEPSRPEDVPPAD
- a CDS encoding Lrp/AsnC family transcriptional regulator, which gives rise to MPPNAELDSTDRRILDLLVENGRRSVRDIAIRVRLSPSPVKRRIERLERLGVIVGYTTLVDEGLLGDTIEAFAEVRFSGNTDVESITASASRIPGVTEVFTVAGDPDALVHFRVDSLQHLHRLIDQIRRDENVIGTKTLMVLDSWRRVERPF